A genomic segment from Triticum dicoccoides isolate Atlit2015 ecotype Zavitan chromosome 1A, WEW_v2.0, whole genome shotgun sequence encodes:
- the LOC119294381 gene encoding TPR repeat-containing thioredoxin TTL1-like has product MASSEADRVRRLTLEAGGGVDRDKPDSKRDVFADLGSPVSPLRLRATPSSSSSSAGSAKSPALCNAAAAGGRGGGARSVSGRGSHSGELAAESGSGSASSNPPRPPGHRRSGSGPLIFSGGSGSSGGGGGGGGGSTASSPLTNALPTGNICSSGRVAPAPAAPRPRARPDVLGSGTGHYGHGSIMRGGMAPARSGGIDAATLAGRSSRSPASFPAPPDSLQEVTRAGNELYKQGRYGEALRHYDRALALCPDSAACRGNRAAALTGLGRLAEALRDCEEAVRLDPASGRAHGRLAALCLRFGMVEKARRQLTLAGNANQSDPAEWQKLHEVESHLGKCMDARRIGDWKSALREADAAIANGADSSQLLLAMRSEALLRLNKLEEADSTITSLLKLDSASLSSMSTKLSGIVADSYVHVVQSQVNMAFGRFDAAIAIAEKARAIDPANAEVGLILNNMRLVARARAQGNDLFKAGKFAEASIAYGEGLKHESSNPVLYCNRAACWSKLGRWAKAVEDCNEALKIQPSYTKALLRRAASYAKLERWVDCVRDYEVLRKELPGDTEVAESLFHAQVALKTTRGEEVSNMKFGGEVEIVTSIEQVRAAIHSPGVTVLYFMATMNQQCAQITPSVDALCSECPSVNFLKVNVDESPMIAKAENVRVVPTFKIYKDGARVKEMICPSLHVLRYSVRHYAVSNS; this is encoded by the exons ATGGCGTCGTCGGAGGCCGACCGGGTGCGCCGGCTGACGCTTGAGGCGGGCGGGGGCGTGGACAGGGACAAGCCGGACTCCAAGCGGGACGTGTTCGCGGATCTCGGCTCGCCGGTCTCGCCGCTGCGGCTGCGGGCCAcgccgtcgtcgtcctcctcctccgccggGTCGGCCAAGTCGCCGGCTCTGTGCAATGCGGCCGCGGCGGGCGGGAGGGGCGGCGGTGCTCGCAGCGTGAGCGGGAGGGGGAGCCACTCGGGCGAGCTGGCGGCGGAGAGCGGCAGCGGCAGCGCCAGCAGCAACCCGCCGCGGCCGCCCGGGCACCGACGCTCCGGATCTGGGCCGCTGATTTTCTCCGGCGGGAGCGGCAGCTCGGGGGGcggtggaggagggggcggcgggagCACCGCGAGCTCGCCGCTCACCAATGCGCTCCCCACCGGCAACATCTGCTCGTCCGGCCGCGTCGCGCCGGCGCCGGCCGCGCCCCGGCCGCGCGCGCGCCCGGACGTGCTCGGATCCGGCACCGGCCACTACGGCCACGGCAGCATCATGCGGGGCGGCATGGCTCCCGCGAGGAGCGGCGGCATTGACGCGGCGACGCTCGCCGGCAGATCTTCGAGGTCCCCAGCGAgcttcccggcgccgccggacagccTGCAGGAGGTTACCCGGGCCGGGAACGAGCTGTACAAGCAGGGCCGGTACGGCGAGGCGCTGCGGCACTACGACCGCGCCCTGGCGCTCTGCCCGGACAGCGCTGCGTGCCGCGGCAACCGCGCCGCCGCGCTCACCGGGCTCGGCCGCCTCGCCGAGGCCCTCCGCGACTGCGAGGAGGCCGTCCGGCTCGACCCGGCCAGCGGCCGCGCCCACGGCCGCCTCGCCGCGCTCTGCCTCCG GTTTGGGATGGTTGAGAAGGCAAGGAGGCAGCTTACGCTGGCCGGGAACGCGAACCAGTCTGACCCTGCTGAGTGGCAGAAACTTCATGAGGTGGAGAGCCATCTGGGGAAATGCATGGACGCGAGGAGGATCGGAGACTGGAAGAGCGCGCTGAGGGAAGCAGACGCCGCCATTGCCAACGGAGCAGACTCCTCTCAGCTG CTCCTTGCCATGAGGTCCGAAGCGCTTCTCCGGCTTAACAAACTAGAGGAGGCCGATTCGACTATTACAAGTTTGCTGAAATTGGACAGTGCATCCCTATCTTCAATGTCCACCAAACTGTCAGGCATAGTAGCTGATTCATATGTACATGTTGTGCAATCCCAGGTCAACATGGCATTTGGGAG GTTTGATGCAGCTATTGCCATAGCTGAGAAGGCCAGAGCTATTGATCCTGCAAATGCAGAGGTTGGATTGATCCTGAATAACATGAGGCTAGTTGCGCGGGCTCGAGctcagggtaatgatctttttaaggCGGGCAAGTTTGCCGAGGCATCTATCGCCTATGGTGAAGGGCTCAAGCATGAGTCCTCAAATCCAGTGTTGTACTGCAATAGAGCAGCTTGCTGGTCCAAGTTAGGTCGGTGGGCGAAAGCCGTTGAGGATTGCAATGAGGCGCTGAAGATCCAACCTAGCTACACAAAAGCTCTCTTAAGGCGGGCAGCGTCTTACGCAAAG CTTGAGCGTTGGGTTGATTGTGTGCGAGACTATGAGGTGCTTCGCAAGGAGCTTCCTGGCGACACGGAGGTTGCAGAGTCATTGTTCCATGCCCAAGTCGCGCTGAAGACAACCCGTGGTGAGGAGGTATCAAATATGAAGTTTGGTGGAGAGGTTGAGATAGTTACCAGCATAGAGCAAGTCCGGGCTGCTATACATTCGCCCG GGGTGACTGTTCTTTACTTCATGGCAACAATGAATCAGCAGTGCGCACAGATTACCCCATCAGTGGATGCCCTTTGTTCCGAGTGCCCTTCGGTGAATTTTCTGAAG GTAAATGTTGATGAGAGCCCAATGATTGCAAAGGCAGAGAATGTGCGCGTAGTCCCGACATTCAAGATATACAAGGACGGCGCAAGGGTGAAGGAGATGATCTGCCCAAGCTTACACGTTTTACGCTATTCAGTGAGGCACTATGCTGTCTCCAATTCTTGA